One Syntrophaceae bacterium DNA window includes the following coding sequences:
- a CDS encoding 4Fe-4S dicluster domain-containing protein, with product MEEKKLPDVLKKETTRRDFLRGTATAAGGALAVSAVGGFAPKKAEAQYSVQTAPGTKPFAQKYLYVARHNCTGCRSCELACSLFHTGNVRPDLARIWVDKYKDIVDVPVICWQCDDAPCIAACPTTPKAITRDAKSNGIILNEKVCLGAKCMKCAEACPARYVRGNPDTGQPLICDLCGGDPQCVKACHAQAGNPQGPCIMSRPVGIGMNMSFRYVTPEEAGKDLATLLFYPNVDGKRVVPVKTRKGR from the coding sequence ATGGAAGAAAAGAAACTGCCTGATGTCCTCAAGAAGGAGACGACACGCCGCGACTTCTTGAGAGGCACCGCGACGGCGGCGGGCGGCGCGCTGGCCGTCTCCGCCGTCGGCGGGTTCGCACCGAAGAAGGCCGAGGCCCAGTACTCGGTCCAGACCGCGCCGGGCACCAAGCCCTTCGCACAGAAGTATCTCTACGTGGCGCGGCACAACTGCACGGGCTGCCGGAGCTGCGAGCTGGCCTGCTCGCTGTTCCACACCGGAAACGTCCGCCCCGACCTCGCCCGGATCTGGGTCGACAAGTACAAGGACATCGTCGACGTGCCCGTCATCTGCTGGCAGTGCGACGACGCCCCCTGCATCGCCGCCTGCCCCACGACGCCCAAGGCGATCACCCGCGACGCCAAGTCCAACGGCATCATCCTCAACGAGAAGGTCTGCCTGGGCGCCAAGTGCATGAAATGCGCCGAGGCCTGCCCGGCCCGGTACGTCCGCGGCAACCCCGACACGGGCCAGCCCCTGATCTGCGATCTCTGCGGCGGTGACCCCCAGTGCGTCAAGGCCTGCCACGCCCAGGCGGGCAACCCGCAGGGGCCCTGCATCATGAGCCGCCCCGTGGGCATCGGCATGAACATGTCCTTCCGTTACGTGACGCCGGAGGAGGCAGGCAAGGACCTTGCGACCCTCCTGTTTTACCCGAACGTCGACGGCAAGAGGGTCGTGCCCGTCAAGACCAGGAAGGGGAGGTGA